aaggcctggGGATAGTATTCCTATCTTATAAACCCATggtcttccactaaattaaccaatgtaggactcactcccaataatcctcaacagatcccacatcgaagggagaaaggaacgagtactagcgaggacactaagCCCCGAAAGAGGAATTGTGTgatccacatcggttggagaggggaacgaaacatttttttttataagagtgtggaaagctctccttaacagacgagttttaaaaccttgagggaaagctcaaaagggaaagacaaagaggacaatatttactaacggTGGATTCGAGCGGTGTATAGAGATGGTTTAAATTAAACAAGTACGAGAAAGAGACAAGAACATGGGACGTCTTATATTTTCAACCTCAGGCATAAAATCAACATGGAACATCTATATAAACTTAGCTAGCAAGCAGTGGCATTCTACACTTGTCATTTACAGACATACAAGATAAACAACAGAAGGTCAAGAAAAATTATACAGTTCAGTTGGGAGTCTTAGAACCCAAAATCTTTGAGAGTTCCTTTATGAGAGGCTTCTCTTTGATATCTTCATTTCTGTCCACATGCCATTTCTTCGACATATCATCAGCCTAAAACTCGAAAAACAACCCTGGTTAGATAACGAACACGCAACAGGGGAGAGTGCTGTGTGGATCACAAATGATAATGACATACCCAGACTTTGAGGGGAGCTAGTTGCTCTCTAACCATCCCTATCTTTGGTTCAATCAtgcttcttcctttttgttgAATCTCATCGGCCTGCGAAAACGACGTTTCCACGACCCGAGTTTAATGGAAATATATGTGCATATACGAAGATTATGAAGAGATAAGAGGTTGAATCCATGTTTACATTGTTGAGGTCTAGCTTGGACATGGTGAACCCAAAGATGAAGGTGGAGCCACCAAAGACAAGCGCAGTAGATACACCAAATGCCTTTCCAACTACATGGGAAACCAAAGCTCTACTGATTAGGATGAGAGATAGAGAAACAGAGTTGTTTCATTTGGAGGGTTACCATTTGTAAGGCCTTCAGCAGCAGCCTTCAACTTCTTAGGATTAATAGAGGTGTGCTTGTCGGTTCTTAAGTCGTTAGCTGTTGAGGCCACTACTGAGTTTTCATATTGGGGCAATTCCCACCTGAAGATAAGAGAAAAAGGTTGTTGTTATCGAATTCTTTAGATAATGACACTGGGAAGCATTGAACTTAGTTGTGTCCCACAGCCACCAAAACTCTCCTATCTTCCTCAAAGCCATACCAGTAAGTGTTACGAACTGTGAGTTCCCgtattggttgggaggagaacgaaacattctttataagggtgtggaaaccttttcctagccgacgcgttttaaaacttttgggGAAagtccagaagggaaagctcaaagaagacaatatttgctagtggtgggcttgagctgttacaaatggtataagagtcagaCATCAGGTGatatgctagcgaggaggttgagccccaaagggggtgaacatgaggcggtgtgccaacgaagagGCTGAACTCCAAAGAGGGAGTGGACATAAgtcggtgtgccagcaaagacattgagccccaaaaggggtggattggggggtcccacattgattggagaagggaacgagtacCAGCGAGTACGCtaggtcccgaagggggtgaatggtgagatcccacatcagttagggaagagaacgaaacattctttataagggtacgAAGATCGctctctagtagacatgttttaaaacaatgaGGGGAAAGCTCTCTGCTAGCGATGGAATtgtgttgttacaaatgatatcagagccataaatccaaacaccgggcgatgtttcaacgaggaggttgagctTTGAAgggggagtggacacgaggtggtgtgtcagcaaggacgttgggccctaaagaagggtggattggaggatcccacatcgattggagaagggaacgagtgtcaacgaggatgttgAGGCTCGAAGAGAGTAGATGGTGCGATCCCACCTCAGAATCATTA
This sequence is a window from Cucurbita pepo subsp. pepo cultivar mu-cu-16 chromosome LG04, ASM280686v2, whole genome shotgun sequence. Protein-coding genes within it:
- the LOC111793948 gene encoding uncharacterized protein LOC111793948, producing the protein MSFLAGRLAGKEAAYFIQESKQAVGRLAQKNAAQKPPAQPPSSARKPPDGESQADILPEVLRHSLPSKIFREESVNSNGSFSTSKWVLPSNPNYRSVSLDALNPLRAFLSLPQVTFGPKRWELPQYENSVVASTANDLRTDKHTSINPKKLKAAAEGLTNVGKAFGVSTALVFGGSTFIFGFTMSKLDLNNADEIQQKGRSMIEPKIGMVREQLAPLKVWADDMSKKWHVDRNEDIKEKPLIKELSKILGSKTPN